The following nucleotide sequence is from Barnesiella viscericola DSM 18177.
GTCTTTTGCCGAAGATATAGTCTTGGACGTAGATGTGGCAAGGAATTTCTTCCGTATCATGACTGTATGTCAAGAATATCCATCTTCGTCAGAAGCCATGGCCGGATTGAATAAGGCATTAGATATCTTGGAATTAAATCAGGTGGCATGGGACTCGGATACATTTGATGCAATACTGAAATACTTGAGGAAGGCGAATACGAATTTACCTCTATATAAGATAGCTTTCAATAAGGACTATTACTCAATCGGGACGCTCGAAGAAATTGCCCGGGCTAATGCCAAACAAATAGATTATTCTTATCAACGATATGTATGTATTGTGCAGGCCGATGGCGATTGTATGGGCAAAATCGTTTCTTCTAAACAAATGGATGGAAAACTGAATGACTTTTCATCTCGGTTGATTGCTTTTGGCAATGATGCTTGTCAAAGAATCAAAGCCTTTGGCGGACTTCCCATCTATGCCGGAGGCGATGATTTGCTTTTTATCGCTCCGGTATGTGGAACTGATGACAAAAACATTCTGGAGCTGATTGGAGAGATTGATGGGAAATATCAAAAAGACATTCAACGCTATGTGGATCAACTCAAAGTAGAGGCTAAAATCGATGAAGGAGGTAAAACCAAGACAGTCCCCGTACATACCTCCATGTCGTATGGCATCTCTATTATCTATTGCAAGTATCCCTTGTATGAAGCTTGGGAGATAGCTCGAAACATGTTGCTTTCGAATGCCAAGCAGGTGCCTGAAAAGAATGCAATAGCCATCAATTTGCGAAAGAACAGCGGGTCCGACTTTGAAGTGGTAATGAGCAAATCGTTACAGATTCATTACAATTTGGACGATTTAATTAGATTTACGCCTAAAGAGTCTTTTGTATCGGCCGTTGCCCATAAAATACGTGCCAATGAACAGCTGCTTGGTGTATTGCCTAAAGAAGAACCTTTTGAGAATCTCGACAAACGCCTCAATGCCTTTTATGAGAAGATTGTAGATGTAGCGGCTAAATCGGAAGATGAAACGACCTATCTATTGAAAACAAAAGATACGTTCGAATTCATCTATAAAGATTACTTTATAGAGAAAAAAAGGAAAGCCGAAGAGGCAAAAGAAAATAAAAAAGAATATCGGGAGGCTACAATAGAGGAAGATATGAAGAGCATCATATCGACTTTCTTTAGTGTACTTCGTATTGCAAAATTCATTAAGGGTGAGGAGGTGAAAGATGAGTAAATATCTGATAACATTAAAACCGCTTGGCAAATATTTTTTTGGAGGTGACATGACTTTCCAAGTGGGGGCTGACGAGAAAAGCAAATTCAATGAAGCATTTTCGAGTTATATCATTGCCTCTAACAAGTTCCCGCAGCAGACCTCTTTGCTGGGAATGATGCGCTATCTGTTGCTGACCCAAAGCCCGGAGGTATTTTCACAAGAGCGCAATAGGATAATCGATCAATCCAAAGCAATAGACTTGATTGGTAGGGAAAGTTTCAAGGTCTCGATTGAGCATAACAAACCTAATGATTTCGGAAAAATCAAAGCATTGGGCCCCTGTTTCCTGAGAAAGGGTGAAGAAGCCGTCTTGCCTGTTCCCAAGGACTATCGCTTCGGTATATCGTTCGGTAAAAACGAATCGAGTTCCGTATACTACAATGCACGGGCATTGAGTCTGCCGACCATAGAGGGTTATAGTGCGAAAGAGAATTACGATGTTTTGTATATTGGTCTCAATAGCGGGACTGTTTATAAAGAAGAAGAAATTTTCCAGAAGGATAGCCGTATTGGTATCAATAAAAACTACAAAGGGCGGAGCGATACCAAGGGATTCTATAAACAGATATTCTATCGTCTGAAGGACAACTTTTATTTTGCCTTTGTGGTAGAGTGTGATTTCGATTTGGAAGCCTGTCAAAACGAAATTGTCTCTTTAGGAGCCGATGGCAGCCGGTTTTCGCTTTCGGCAACCTTGTTGGGTGAAAGCGGAATCGAGTTAGCCTATCCGAAAGATTCGTTGAAAAAGGTGACAGGTGGCAGCCGGGTTATCCTATTGTCCGACACGTTGTTGGATGTTGCGGATTTGGCGAGTGTACGATTCAGTATTACCGAGACGATTCCGTTCCGATTCCTCTGTACAAATGTTGAAACCAGAAATTATAACATATTGGGTGACGTCAAACGAGTCCAAGAGAGATACTATCTGTATGAGAGAGGTTCGGTATTCTATTTTGCCGATGAAACAGCCGCTGCCGCATTTGGAACATTGGTGAATGATAAGAAAGAATTTCGCCAGATAGGATATAACAATTACATAATACAATAACCAACTAAACAAGATAAAAAT
It contains:
- a CDS encoding Cas10/Cmr2 second palm domain-containing protein; this translates as MKYLAINLGPIIKTFSMARKPKEFWAASYMFSYLMECILAHLQKEKNSLELISPAYEKENKEKKGNEENPLVGVGLYPDRAFYVVKQEIDINSLLEDALKSFAEDIVLDVDVARNFFRIMTVCQEYPSSSEAMAGLNKALDILELNQVAWDSDTFDAILKYLRKANTNLPLYKIAFNKDYYSIGTLEEIARANAKQIDYSYQRYVCIVQADGDCMGKIVSSKQMDGKLNDFSSRLIAFGNDACQRIKAFGGLPIYAGGDDLLFIAPVCGTDDKNILELIGEIDGKYQKDIQRYVDQLKVEAKIDEGGKTKTVPVHTSMSYGISIIYCKYPLYEAWEIARNMLLSNAKQVPEKNAIAINLRKNSGSDFEVVMSKSLQIHYNLDDLIRFTPKESFVSAVAHKIRANEQLLGVLPKEEPFENLDKRLNAFYEKIVDVAAKSEDETTYLLKTKDTFEFIYKDYFIEKKRKAEEAKENKKEYREATIEEDMKSIISTFFSVLRIAKFIKGEEVKDE
- a CDS encoding type III-B CRISPR module-associated Cmr3 family protein, whose protein sequence is MSKYLITLKPLGKYFFGGDMTFQVGADEKSKFNEAFSSYIIASNKFPQQTSLLGMMRYLLLTQSPEVFSQERNRIIDQSKAIDLIGRESFKVSIEHNKPNDFGKIKALGPCFLRKGEEAVLPVPKDYRFGISFGKNESSSVYYNARALSLPTIEGYSAKENYDVLYIGLNSGTVYKEEEIFQKDSRIGINKNYKGRSDTKGFYKQIFYRLKDNFYFAFVVECDFDLEACQNEIVSLGADGSRFSLSATLLGESGIELAYPKDSLKKVTGGSRVILLSDTLLDVADLASVRFSITETIPFRFLCTNVETRNYNILGDVKRVQERYYLYERGSVFYFADETAAAAFGTLVNDKKEFRQIGYNNYIIQ